The Anomaloglossus baeobatrachus isolate aAnoBae1 chromosome 7, aAnoBae1.hap1, whole genome shotgun sequence sequence aaaacacatcggatgccgtatgtccactccgttattatggaacatgtcctattctgttccgtaataacgaaccgtgactcaatacaagtcaatgggtccgcaaaattcccggaagcaacacggaagcacttccatgtgacttccgtcgggtgcccgtgcagtcagtgtcccgctccagccccagccccgcggctgcccgctcagcagtgtcagcagcggcccgcactgcagtgtcagcagccgcggggatgacaagcactaccgtcaggaggttagtaagttcattacatacggtgatgaagttctgccctcctgacgtcagcggtcgtcactgccttctattcccgccgcttgtcacatcacctctcgctgtcgacccgagactgtgactagtggtgacgtcacgggccgctcgcgatactttgtttgtgaaggcggcggtcattgaactctgtgacagcgctgctgtcaggagttcagcgatcatcgcaggtaatatacctcgttaacctcctgatagcagcactcgtcatgccctgcagtgacctgggctgacctattgatgttagctcaggtcactgcactgttctcccagcaaatagggaacattctgttcttcattgactgggacattgactatggtatggatcatcgtgggacccccttgtattacaccagacctggatttgtttttctttctaataaattggtgaaagagggaatgtgttggggagtgttttttcaaataaaaatgtgtttgttgtctatttttttttttttttattactgcctgggttggtgatgtcgggtatctgatacacgcctgacatcacaaactccagggcttgatgccaggtgacattacacatctggtattaaccccatatattaccccgtttgccaccgcaccagggcaacaggatgagctggcgcaaagcaccaggactggcacatctaatggatgagctacttctggggcggctgcagcctgctatttttaggctggggagtgtccaataacggtgaacctccctagtctgagaataccagaccacagctgtccgctttaccttggctggtgatccaattttgggggaccccgtgtttttgttttaaattatttagttaatttaaaataacagtgtggggggggcctctgttttggattaccagccaaggtaaagctgccagctgtggtttgcaggctgcagccgtttgctttaccctagctggctacaaaagatagggggaccgcatgtcattttttttaatttatttattttttggctaaatacaagactaagcaccttagtgccacatgacagtcacaaaagggtgccagcttagaatatgcaggggggtaggacattatatatgtctttcttatctatctatctatccagccctccattcattcattcatccctctgtctctatatctatctatccatctctatatctactcatctatttatctttcttgctgcttccgttttttgcggtccgcaaaaaaaaccggaaggcacgcagatgtcacacggatgccactaggatgcatccgtgaaaaaaaaggaccgttttttgtggcccgcaaaaacagaacggtcatgtgaatgtagccttaacagcagtcgctgcctgctgccgatcacatgtgaccgtgtgcgggctgtgtgtgcgggctgtgtgtacaggagttcagatgagttcagatcagctgactcaagtttcggccgatcaggctggggccacacggggattactgcgatcccctcgcattacactcggctcatgctcagtacagcagagctgagtgtcatgcgtgtgtccctgcgactgaggtccgactgtgcgagcagacctcagctgcggggggcggtccggcactcgaggggtgtgccagcactgaggagtggtgggagggatttctctccctctctccttcgtagtccaccgatgtaccgcaagtgcagtgcgatttttctctcaccacatacacttgaatgggtaaaagagagagtcttgcattacagttgcagcatgctgcaattgttttctcggtgcaattagggcggagaaataaatcgctcatgtgcactgacacataggccaatattggtccgagtggaatgcgatgttttatcgcactccactcgcactgtgtttctcgccgtgtggcttagaccttacttgttctatgtccccctgcatccatcgcagcgtgtgtaggctggagttcagctgagttcagatcagctgactccagtgctggactgaactccgctgacctcacagcccgtacacgctgcaatggatgcagggggacacagaacaagtaattggccgacactggagtcatctgattacttgggatgaattgagcagtaaaatgctctggtgctcgatgggcaaagtccatgtcgatttttttttaaaaaattcattaaaaataaaaaaaaacaaaaaatcacattgtttgtgggctcccgctgcattttctattgctaagggtaactgtgacgccctgggcaagccaggggtcacaggtcataacaccaccacaccccacaccccagataggaacacctaggctaaccaaaaatccttgttgccttcctccaggggctgatgtccacaccagggggtggaccaggcggttggctccgcccaccgaggagttcacagccctggaggcgggagaacacaggcagtgaagttagggaagtgaaagtagaaggaagtgaagtggtagaggagcaaaggagagaagctgaagtaaaggaaAAGTGagagttaagacagcctgaagttggtccgggtgtgtgccccggactgagagacagcaaggtcagcagacggcggtgactgtctgcaggggaggctgcttggaggttgccggaaggaccgcggacgggtggtggcccggcggtaccggagcggtatacgaagagcagtcagcaccagtggcaggggcctttcggatcccggcaaggctaggagtcgccgtgaatttgccaaatccgttagtgaatgggacttctgggtctcccaacaaccaagtcccgaatgaaggcaacagtccaaccgttggagagagacaccgccaccgccagggcaccagtttctcggggccagcgcctgcgggcaaagtagggctcctccggcccatatccaagccggggagcgggttaccggtgggaacccatcgcaaccatcatcatcttaggtgcaggaaaagggaccgtcaccgtcaactactggggaaaagcaggtgcagccgtccgtgggaaccgtctttccagccgtgtgttttaccgagaactgtgtcaccgtctcaggctgagtaccacggtgccgtcaggcacagcgctgcccccgcgtccctgcaccccaccaagccctgcaccggccccaccatccctcatcacccacctcatcactgggccccgggacaaccaccccctacccacgaaggggagaactaacaactttgctgctccctgtcaccgctcccgggatccccatacagagcagcggtggtgtccatacaatcaccacaaccgtgggtggcgtcacggacaataaaccatcccaaaaaccaatcccctttcactcacgggcgaggagcgccgctcgagtccccgggatccggcccatcgctcgagccaccgagcagcagcaggccgcagcagcagcggcagccggacccgagcagtgggagagcgcggcgtcccctcctccgcccgcgacataacccaAGCaaatactggctgctaacccccgctgcttggtgttactttcactggcaatagaaatccagggaagcattttttttttcttttttattataaaggtttttgcctgaaaacttttttaaaaaattgacgtgggcttcgccatatttttgtatgctagtcaggtacagcaggcagctaaggcctgcccccaacccccagctgcctaattgtacccagctgggaaccaaaaatatagagaagccctttttttttttttttatttcatgaatttcatgaaataattaaaaaaaaaaagacgtgggcttcgccgaatttttgagtccagccaggtacaactaggcagctggggattggaatccgcagtgcagggtgcccaagctttctgggcaccccctctgcgaattgcagtccgcagccaccccagaaaatggcgctttcatagaagcgccatcttctggcgctgtatccaactcttccagctgccctggtgactggtggctcgctgggtaataatggggttagggctagctgtaaattataagctggccctaagcccaaaattcatggggtcacgccaatattagacatggccaccatgaatttctagtaaagagtaaaaaaacacaaaacacagaaaaatatttttattagaaataaaacacaacacaattagtgactccatctttattgaaaaaaagaaccccccctccgcagtaatcctggatcaagggtcccgcgccgtccaatccggattcaatatcatctgatcggtttgctggaaggcaaagctatcagatgatgtcaggttaaaggacatgaatcacacgacacagcagctgattgtataaaagccagttatacaatcagctgatgcatcagtgagaaaaaaaaatactaacttatgtgctgattaccgacagctcctggagcgatcggacgggagtctgatcccgtcagatCGCTGCAGGTAATcaactgatgaagtctcctgacggcatcagctgatagccagccgggcgctaaaaagatggcatcaccgcgagactacgatcagctgatgcgtcaggtgaccgcatcaggtgatcagcgccaggtcctgtaggcatcggacatgcccggagagtctgcacacagccggagcggcggtcctgggagaggagctgggagcggacatggcaccgggagtctgcagacaggtgagtatgacatttttttttcttttcacttttgatttagcagctgcctccatctcccgcccgtacattgcgccacacgggagctgacatggcaccggacgggagatggaagcggttgTGACGGTACCggcaggattcacgcttctgtgtttaatgacagaaggaatcctcttcctgtacacgtcactttactacccaccccttgcgtttatagctgcgtttttagccatagaaacgcactaaaacgcagctatatttgcaaattgtgtttttcattgcgtttttgaacatctcattcaactcaatgggtgtaaaacgcagtgaaaaaacacaaaaataattgacatgctgcgtttttgtgggcaccacaaaaacgcagctgaaaaaatgctgtgtgcagacagcaaaaatgaaaactcagactttgctggggaagcaaagtcatgcagttttctgagcaaaaacgcacccgaaaaacgcgcaaaaacgccacgaaaaacgcactgtgtgaacttacccttagttggtgacatgcagcacagcaggtgacagagcagagcaagttggtgacatgctctgctctgacacatagtgtgctgcatgtcactgtatccactctgggacttgttgtgcaggtgaccggatgatacatgtcactaacttgctccactctgtgacttctgctgcattgttccaactgtatacactctcacctgaacaagtctcagagtggggcagttattgacatgtatcatccgctcacctgcacaacaagtcccagagtggagacagttagtgacatgtagcatccggtcacctgcacaacaagtcccagagtggagacagatagtgacatatagcacactatgtgtcagagcagagcatgtcactgtctccactctgggacttgttgtgcaggtgaccggatgctacatgtcactaactgtctccactctgggacctgttgtgcaggtgaccagatgatatatgtcactaactgccccactctgtgacttctgctgcatagtaccaactgtatacactctcacctgcacaacaagtcccagagtggagacagtgacatgctctgctctgacacatagtgtgctgcatgtcactatctgtctccactctgggacttgttgtgcaggtgaccggatgctacatgtcactaactaccccactctgtgacttctgctgcatagtaccaactgtatacactctcacctgcacaacaagtcccagagtggagacatatagtgacatgcagcacactatgtgtcagagcagagcatgtcactgtctccactctgggacttgttgtgcaggtgacagagtggagcagattggtcccatgcagcgtccggtcacctgtgcggctggtgggagtatatgatcacactgccgacaccgcccgctctcctgacagctgagcacagtggGCGGGTGGACagagtgatcacatacttgcgtgacaggggggatttcagtggaggaaaccccccctgtactccacactggagcccgtacctcccacagctgacggatggtaagcgcgcgctctgccttcaccgctccacactaaagctctccggatcctcccctcgatgctgagctgtgacgtgcggtagtcaccgcccacagcccaatcaatcagtgtgagtggcgccggcatcatctgacgtacccgtccagtttgagagcccggaaatgccgggacgtcagaggatgctggaggccacagctccagggggtcatgtgacaggcactgagcgtgcaggatagcgccgctcagtgccagaactggaaatacaagccaatggagaagatgcatacaatgataagtgacactcattgggaaaataaaaaaaatgggtgaaccacccctttaagatcgTGCTGTCAAATACAGACTGCACGATTTAAGTGGCCTTGGTGAGGATCTCGCTGATCCCTGCCGCCATCGGCACccccgtgacgtgatcacagggcACCGACAGAGCTCCGGCACTCACAGGAAagctgcatttctcctgatcagaacaaTGCTGTTGTGATCAGCAAAAATACATaggtgatcagactgtgcagtgataaagtcccctagggggactagtaaaataaataaaaaatgttaaaaaaagtttgagaaaATCAGAAAAATTtataaaaacccctaaaagttcaaatctcttcccatttgccccattgaaaataaaagttaaaaaaataaaaacatatatatatatatatatatatatatatatatatatatatatatatttcgctgcattcagaaattacatctatgaaaatataaaataaattaatctgattggtacagagTGCGGCGAGACAAAAATTCCAAActcaaaaattaaattttttggtcgCAGCAAAGTTTTTATAAAATGCAATAatatatgtaataataaaaataagccatcacagagtcccagatcctgaaaattgaTAATGCTATGGGCCTCATAAATTGGAGACAAAAGcgctactttttttggacaaacttcagaatttttttaaccccttagattaaagtaaaagtATATATGTTTGCTATCTACGAACTCAAACCAACGTAAGGCATCATACcaacgcatcagttttaccatatcgtaaaaactgtgaataaaagaccccataaacaattgtgcaattgcactttttttgcaatttcattgaaCTTGGaggtttttttcccgttttccagtacaatatatagtaaaactaatcatttcatttaaaagtacaattttgtcccacaaaaataagcattgatatggcaagattgacggaaaactaaaaaagttatgccttttggaagaaggaggaaaaaacgaaaaggaaaaaaggaaaatcgcttggccgtgaaggggttaaggtaataGATTGTAAGAGACTTTGTTCAGTAGATTATTTTCTGACTGTGTAACATAAAAGGTGGGATCATACCTCTATGTTCTTGGCACTTTGTAATTATTGTTAAGTCATTACTATCTCACAGTAATTTTTTTATACTTTGCAATTGGCTGTTCAGAATTCACTGTGCACAATGAGTTACTCAACAACTTTGACAAATTTCCAACCCAACCCACAAAACAGCTCATCAAGGTGAATTGAGCCAAATGAACATTAATTCCTGGATGAACCTCTGCAGCGATGAAGCTATCATTCTTATCTCTGTGTGCAGCCCTGATGATCGTGTTCTGTGTTTTTAGACACGCTAATGGAGGCAAGCTGCTTGTAGTTCCTACAGATGGCAGTCCCTGGCTCAGCATGCGTCATGTGGTGGAGAGATTGGCACAGATTGGTCACAAAGTTGTGGTTGTAACAGGTGAAAGCAGCTTAACTATTGGAGAATCCGATCTCTATACAACCATTACTTATCCTATCCCTTACAGCAATCAAGACTTAGTATCAATCTTAGAAAAGTTTGGACAAGATCACTTTATCCAATCTTCCTCCCCTGGTGTGGCTATTACAATGTATAATAGTATGCAGGACGCCTATAAAGTATTTGACAGCATTTGTAAGAACTTATTAGATAACACAGAACTTCTTGAAAGTCTTAAGGATGAGAAGTTTGATGCTTTACTCACTGATCCATTTCTGCTCTGCGGCATGATAATAGCTGAACACCTTGATGTGCCCAATGTGAACTATTTAAGGGGAATGCCTTGTACTCTTGACTATATAAGTGCACAATGTCCAAGTCCTTTATCGTACGTGCCTAGGATTTTTACTCAGTACtcagacaagatgacattttcccaGCGTGTGAAGAACCTACTAGTCAGAATGTTGGAGACTTACTATTGTGGACTTTCATTCTTGCCATCTGAGCAAATGGCTTCAAATTTCCTGAAGAAAGAGGTCACCGTTGGGCAGCTTCTCAGCAGAACTTCCATGTGGCTCATGCGATATGATTTTGTTCTTGAATTTCCAAGACCTATAATGCCCAACATGGTGTTCATTGGAGGCATCAACTGCAAATCAAGGAAACAGCTAACCAAAGTAAGACTTATTATAAGTATTGGAGGGAATGTTCATAGGTATATGATTACCGATTGCAAATGTTATTTCTGTGCAATTTTAATGTCTTAAAATGTTTTCATATTGCAAGATATATTATACATTCTTAGTTATATATAAAAGAAATATTCTATTTATTTTATATTgttactagggatgagcaaacccaaaccatAAAGTTCGAAGCTTGTACCGAACTCTGGGTGTCTAGGTCCACCTTGTAAAACATTAAACCCACCTGGATGAACATATGGCCATTATCATTGAGAGATAGTTTGATAGAGTATGCCCTAACAAGAAAAAgactttttttttagaaatttggctagttttttttttatttatttattaaatcaaCATATTAATCCCATATTTGCAAGTAGTGGACGTTCCGTACAGAAAATAGGCATAAGATATGCTTTTATTAAGACTTCTTGGtgataatgagtagagatgagcaaacctgaggttcggtttttgaaccgaacaccaaGTTAAAAAATGAAGGTTtgagttcggatgctttatgtgCGAACTTCACTCGcatgagcaacgctgtgctcaggtacgctcggtgctcatccctgtgcgagccacttgcagtgtttgaacggcttgtactgggggtaacatcagcatgatTACAAGTAGTGTGCAAcacaaaaaattgtatgaaaaagcctgcccaccctcccgcagaagtgatctgcttagggctggctgtttgtgggtggagactcaaaatgcaaatcagttacttgctccggggtttgggtcaagctcgaTCCTCTGGAGGCAAGGCTTGTTTGCTGCTGGCAAACAGAAACACCACGGAACCACTTATGTCTAATAATGAGTCTATCCTGAAGATCCGATCCACTCACTCTCCTTTCTTGGGGTAGAATTATCATGGTAACTTCCCCCCTCTAGGCCTCTAGTTTTGGGTTTAGTCACATGAATGATACACAATGAGATCTCATTAGAGTTCCCATGTGTAGCCAGTGGGTATCCCGTTTATGCCGGATGTCACCCAAGTGCTCTTCCAGTATTCTTCCAATTTCCTTCTTGGTTTTAACCACATAGTTTAGAGGGCATGCGCAGGTGGCCATGTATACCCAAAGTTTTATAGTTTGAAAAGTCCCTCAGGAAAAATGTTGTACCGGTAGGCACACTTGTGATACATTTACAGGGTGCCATCCAGCCACAGAAACTGCAATCCCTGCAGCAAAATTAGCCATTGATTTTCCTATCCATCCAGCCAAGTTCTTTCAGCGCACTCTGATACTGGAAGAGGAGTGAGGCGCTGTCGCGTCTATTATAATGTGGTTGCACTCCATGGTGAAGCGTGCTTCCGACATGCGCGCTGATGTATCAAAGTGTGTATGCTATGTGTGTCCTCCACGGTTGAGCCAGAATGTTTGCCGGATATGATCAAAAATTACATCTACTCCATGATAAGTGCCCCTCTATACTTATTATTAACATCATTATTTTTGGCAATTGATTTAATCTTGATAGATAAAAGAAGGAGGGGGCAgagctctgcttctagctccttctCTGCATTTAGCTCCTCTATCCTCCCGTTATCATAGAATCTGATCAACAACcattgccatctcctatctcagtaattggaaagtcttcactgaatactgatttgacctcagaattgagaattttgataatgactgatcaattctggcagagaaagaagcagatttgtctgataagatatattacaaagttgcttaatttcatgtgaactattgatttacgaaataaaaattaaaacaatgtttactctttaaccccattacgactgcgttacgttttaaaacggcaccaaaaaagggtacttattcctttctgccgttttaaaacggcggccagaaaaaagggtctagcgccccccagcgtcagaaaatctccggggtttcagctaccgggggtagctgagaccctggagatcatgattcgggccggtttttccggtccccgctcacctgatgaccggtatacaccgtataccgatcatcaagttatagtaaattaccgcgccggtaaaaaatgatttatctcccatctggcatgatcaaacatgtcagatgggagataaatctctttctcggttccctccggtcccctcggtatccccaaagtgcccccccccgacccccaaccccctcccgaaaatccaagatggccgcgcgcaccgccgatcacagcagcgcgccggccgcatttacactgttcctatggtttctgtcgcatgtgccatcacacatgcgacagaaacctgctccctaggccctaccggatcccccccctatcccccccggtgtcccccggtgtcatacatacctgtcggagcgctgatcccccgcggccccctcctccggctccttctcagcagacgccggtcacatgtgcagagcgcggctgtcagcttcctgtgttcaggatgctggctgctgctgctgctgcacagagtctgcagctgtgacccggggagggtgggtgcagattctttgcacccactctcctcaaatggagggtctgcacacttagaaaatgggggatacgttccctgaacgtgtcccccatattctagaaggtccagaatcgacgtgggccgtccaaatggattacagcggatttttttttttttcttttcaataaattggtcaatgagggaatgttttggggagtgttttttcaaataaatttttttttgttgtcaatttttttttttattactgtcaattagttatgtcgggtatctgatagacgccgtgacataactaattgctgggcttgatgccaggtgacattacacatctggtatcaaccccatttattaccccgttagccaacgcaccagggcgcgggatgagctggggcgaagtgccagaattggcgcatctaatggatgcgccatttctggggcggctgcggcctgctatttttaggctgggaagagtccaataaccatggttcttcccatcctgagaataccagaccccagctgtcagcttcaccttggctggtgatctaatttggggggaccccacgtttgttttctttttttaattatttatttataaataattaaaaaaaaaaacagcttggggagccctc is a genomic window containing:
- the LOC142245118 gene encoding UDP-glucuronosyltransferase 1A6-like isoform X3, whose product is MKLSFLSLCAALMIVFCVFRHANGGKLLVVPTDGSPWLSMRHVVERLAQIGHKVVVVTGESSLTIGESDLYTTITYPIPYSNQDLVSILEKFGQDHFIQSSSPGVAITMYNSMQDAYKVFDSICKNLLDNTELLESLKDEKFDALLTDPFLLCGMIIAEHLDVPNVNYLRGMPCTLDYISAQCPSPLSYVPRIFTQYSDKMTFSQRVKNLLVRMLETYYCGLSFLPSEQMASNFLKKEVTVGQLLSRTSMWLMRYDFVLEFPRPIMPNMVFIGGINCKSRKQLTKEFETLVNSSGEHGFVVFSLGSMVSEIPMHKAMDIAEALRSIPQTVIWRYTGKVPTNLGNNTHLVKWLPQNDLLAHPKARAFITHAGSHGIYESICNAVPVVMLPLFGDQMDNAKRIESRGAGVTLNVLDMTPEDLFNALDAVINNPSYKENMQRLSDLHLDRPIHPLDLAVYWVEFVMRHKGAPHLRPAAHDLNWIQYHSLDVFGFLLAVLATILFITYKCCAFTCRRCCGKKSRPKSKSKKE